GTTGTCAGGATTGCCAAAAAGAAAGAGCCTACAGTAGAATCAATTATCAACAACAATGTGCCTTCAGTTTATCCCGAAGTTACGGTAGAAGAGATGTTACCCTTAATTTCGGGAAGTAAGTCTGCCATTGCTGTCGTGGATGAAAACAATAAGTTTTTAGGTCTTGTTACTCAATTATCTCTTGTCATAGAAGCTACCAAATTTAACGAAGAAGAAATCATTGAATTAAAAGAAATCGCAAACAATCAATAAGATGAATAAAACTATAGATATAGGTCAATATGTAGAAACTGCAATCAATTGGCTCACAGAAAATGGAAAACCTGTATTTGATGTCATAAAACATGTAGGAAATGCCTCCATTATGGGGATTGAATGGGTATTGATAAATACTCCTTTTTATGTAATCATCCTCTTCATTACACTTCTGGCATTATGGAAAGCCGGAAAAGGTATCGCTATTGTTACCGCAGCAGGGTTGAGCCTGATATTTTTGATGGGATTATGGAAAGAAACTATGGAAACACTGGCGCTTATCTTCGTAGCCACCATTACAGCCCTCGTCCTTTCTATCCCTTTGGGAATTTTAGCTGCTAAAAACAAAATCGCAGCAAAAATTATACGCCCTTTACTGGATTTAATGCAGACCATGCCCGCGTTTGTCTACCTGATTCCAGCAGTTCTGTTTTTCAGCATCGGAAAAGTGCCTGGTGCTTTTGCAACAATCATTTTTGCAATGCCTCCAGCGGTACGTTTAACAACATTGGGAATTGAATCTGTACCGAAAGATATTGTAGAAGCAGCTCGTGCTTTTGGAGCAACCAACCGTCAGATCCTATTTAAGGTGGAACTTCCTCTGGCCATGAAAACTATTTTAACAGGGATCAATCAAACCATCCTGTTATCTTTATCTATGGTTGTGATTGCCGGAATGATTGCCGCAGGTGGTCTAGGTGAGAAAGTACTGGAAGGAATTAATAACCTGGATATCGGATTAGGATTTGAAAGTGGATTATCTGTTGTGATTTTAGCTATTATCCTCGACAGGATTACCCAGGGATTTGTAAAGAAAAAACAATAAGATGAAACAATTAAAATATCTATTCTTCCCCATTTTAATGCTCGTATTAGCTGCATTAAATTCATGCGGAAACATAAAAAACTCCAAATATATTACCATAGGAATGGTAGATGGCTGGGCAGAAGATGTAGCCATGACCCATGTTACCAAAGCTATTTTGGATCAACAAGGGTATCATGTCATCATTCAGAAAGCGTCTACAGATATGATTCTGGCTTCAATGAATAATGAAGACACAGACCTTTTCATGGGAGTTTGGCTTCCTTACACCCATGCTAAAAAACTGGCCAAATTTCCGGGATTAACACATCTTGGAACCAATTATGACAATGGTCGTATAGGATTGGTCGTTCCGGAATACGTTCCCATTCAGTCTATTGAAGAATTAAACCAGCATCAGGAACAATTCAGTCACAGAATCATTGGGATTGAAAAGGGTGCAGGATTAACAACAGGAACAGATAAAGCCATTATCGATTATAAACTTGATTACAAACAGATCAATTCCTCTACTATTGCCATGATCA
This is a stretch of genomic DNA from Chryseobacterium tructae. It encodes these proteins:
- a CDS encoding ABC transporter permease — its product is MNKTIDIGQYVETAINWLTENGKPVFDVIKHVGNASIMGIEWVLINTPFYVIILFITLLALWKAGKGIAIVTAAGLSLIFLMGLWKETMETLALIFVATITALVLSIPLGILAAKNKIAAKIIRPLLDLMQTMPAFVYLIPAVLFFSIGKVPGAFATIIFAMPPAVRLTTLGIESVPKDIVEAARAFGATNRQILFKVELPLAMKTILTGINQTILLSLSMVVIAGMIAAGGLGEKVLEGINNLDIGLGFESGLSVVILAIILDRITQGFVKKKQ
- a CDS encoding glycine betaine ABC transporter substrate-binding protein; translation: MKQLKYLFFPILMLVLAALNSCGNIKNSKYITIGMVDGWAEDVAMTHVTKAILDQQGYHVIIQKASTDMILASMNNEDTDLFMGVWLPYTHAKKLAKFPGLTHLGTNYDNGRIGLVVPEYVPIQSIEELNQHQEQFSHRIIGIEKGAGLTTGTDKAIIDYKLDYKQINSSTIAMITELQNAIQRKKWIVVTGWQPHWMFGKMKLKFLDDPKKIYGEAEQIKTYARKSFSTDHPELATFFSKFHFDDETMSDLLIQMEHSKNKEATAQKWVEEHSELVNTWLNKK